In the genome of Vibrio sp. 16, one region contains:
- a CDS encoding ABC transporter ATP-binding protein, producing the protein MENKEILLSARDLQVHFQLNKHILPSKRKVVKAVDGIDLDVYRGETLGIVGESGCGKSTLARALLRLIEPTGGELYWKGENMRGLSKQELALRRREFQMVFQDPSACLNPRLTISECIAEPLLTHEPHLSRKEIESRVIAMMDKVGLLASQRNRYPHEFSGGQCQRVGIARALILKPDLVVCDEPVSALDVSIQAQVINLLEDLKQEMGLTLVMIAHDLSVVRHISDRVMVMYLGKPMEVGRYDNVFDNAQHPYTQALLSAVPIAHPTLARNRNIQLLPGDLPSPINPPSGCVFRTRCPSATEQCGEQNPTRSGHADHHIFCTHTLLGNQPL; encoded by the coding sequence ATGGAAAACAAAGAAATATTACTCTCGGCACGTGACTTACAAGTCCACTTTCAATTGAATAAACATATCTTGCCCAGCAAACGTAAGGTAGTGAAAGCTGTTGATGGCATTGATCTCGATGTCTATAGAGGCGAAACCTTAGGCATTGTGGGTGAGTCAGGTTGCGGCAAATCGACACTCGCCCGGGCGCTACTCAGATTGATTGAACCCACGGGAGGCGAACTGTACTGGAAGGGCGAAAACATGCGCGGCTTGAGCAAACAGGAACTGGCACTGCGGCGTCGAGAGTTCCAAATGGTCTTCCAAGATCCCTCTGCTTGCCTCAACCCGAGGCTGACCATTTCTGAGTGTATTGCTGAGCCGTTACTCACTCACGAGCCGCATCTGAGTCGCAAAGAGATCGAATCTCGCGTCATCGCCATGATGGATAAAGTCGGTTTACTCGCGAGCCAACGAAACCGCTATCCCCATGAGTTCTCGGGCGGACAGTGCCAACGCGTAGGCATTGCTCGTGCCTTGATTCTCAAACCTGACTTAGTGGTGTGTGATGAACCCGTGAGTGCATTGGATGTCTCCATTCAAGCGCAAGTGATCAATTTGCTGGAGGACCTGAAGCAAGAGATGGGACTAACCTTGGTGATGATCGCCCATGACCTAAGTGTTGTGCGTCATATCAGTGACCGCGTCATGGTGATGTACTTAGGCAAACCCATGGAAGTCGGTCGTTATGACAACGTATTCGATAACGCCCAGCACCCTTATACGCAAGCGCTCCTCTCAGCGGTGCCCATCGCCCATCCAACATTGGCTCGCAATCGAAATATTCAACTTCTACCGGGGGATCTGCCCTCGCCGATCAACCCGCCCAGTGGCTGCGTATTTCGAACTCGCTGTCCAAGTGCCACTGAGCAATGCGGCGAGCAAAACCCCACCCGAAGTGGTCATGCAGACCACCATATTTTCTGTACACATACCCTGCTAGGAAATCAGCCACTATGA
- a CDS encoding peptide ABC transporter substrate-binding protein, translating to MKAKKLLALSAIATALITGSALAKPYPAGTQLADKQEITLNNGAEVTSIDPAKQAAEPAFNLGRDLFEGLTVQDKQGKTIPGIAESWYANENNTVYTFKLRESRWSNGDPLTAHDFVYSWQRLIDPETASPYAWFAAIPGIKNSNKIMKGEAAADTLGVKAVDDYTFEVTLEKPVPFFIKLLSHPVLAPVPRQAIEKHGSAWTQPENIVTNGAFTVSQWKVNEKMVMVKNDQYWDADNVVLDKITWLPIGDANVALNRYLAGEIDQALAIPAAQKSKLLKKFPEQVADTSASLGSTFYYLNTEKGPTQDLRVRQALSYAIDRNIITKAIVKNGGIPMFTLVPPQTDGFKSHTPEFANWTQAERNAKAKALIKEAGFSDSNPLKLTFTIPTFSKDVKMATAMAGMWKSVLGVQVEIIQLEPKVFYALKDPGHISRGGWTADYNEASTWLDIFVSTGEYNDSNYNNPEYDRLMAESKSLSDPSAEYIAAEKLLIEDMAIIPMYRSGNDQYLIKEYVGGYERTNPESSYYRKNVYVKAH from the coding sequence ATGAAAGCTAAAAAACTACTCGCACTGAGTGCGATCGCAACCGCTCTAATAACAGGAAGTGCCCTAGCCAAACCTTATCCTGCTGGAACGCAGCTCGCGGACAAGCAGGAGATCACTCTAAATAATGGCGCAGAAGTGACCTCCATCGATCCGGCGAAACAGGCGGCTGAGCCTGCATTTAATCTTGGTCGTGACCTGTTCGAAGGGCTGACCGTTCAAGATAAGCAAGGCAAAACCATTCCAGGCATCGCTGAGAGTTGGTACGCCAATGAAAACAATACCGTATACACCTTTAAGCTGCGTGAATCTCGATGGTCAAACGGAGATCCACTCACTGCTCATGACTTCGTCTACAGTTGGCAGCGCCTAATTGATCCAGAAACCGCCTCTCCCTACGCTTGGTTTGCCGCTATTCCGGGGATAAAAAATTCCAACAAAATCATGAAAGGTGAAGCCGCCGCCGATACATTGGGCGTAAAAGCCGTAGATGATTACACCTTCGAAGTAACGCTAGAAAAGCCCGTGCCTTTCTTCATCAAGCTTCTTAGCCATCCAGTACTTGCTCCAGTGCCTCGACAAGCGATTGAGAAGCATGGCAGCGCATGGACACAACCAGAGAATATCGTCACCAATGGCGCGTTTACCGTTTCACAGTGGAAGGTGAATGAGAAAATGGTCATGGTGAAGAACGACCAATATTGGGATGCCGACAACGTTGTCCTCGATAAAATCACGTGGTTACCGATTGGTGATGCCAATGTGGCTTTAAATCGCTATCTGGCCGGAGAAATCGACCAAGCGTTGGCGATTCCTGCTGCTCAAAAATCCAAACTACTGAAAAAGTTTCCTGAGCAAGTGGCCGATACCAGCGCATCACTCGGTTCGACCTTCTACTATCTGAATACAGAGAAAGGACCAACTCAGGATCTTCGTGTTCGTCAAGCGCTTTCGTACGCCATCGATCGCAACATCATCACCAAAGCGATTGTCAAAAACGGTGGCATTCCTATGTTCACGCTGGTTCCACCACAAACCGATGGCTTTAAGTCGCATACCCCCGAGTTTGCCAATTGGACTCAAGCCGAACGTAATGCCAAAGCGAAAGCACTGATTAAAGAAGCGGGCTTTAGTGACAGTAATCCACTTAAGCTAACCTTCACCATCCCGACCTTCTCTAAAGATGTGAAGATGGCGACCGCGATGGCAGGCATGTGGAAAAGCGTACTGGGCGTGCAAGTCGAGATCATTCAGCTTGAGCCTAAAGTCTTCTACGCTCTGAAAGATCCAGGCCACATTAGCCGTGGTGGATGGACAGCCGACTACAACGAGGCATCCACTTGGCTCGACATCTTCGTCTCGACAGGTGAGTACAACGACTCCAACTACAACAACCCAGAGTATGACCGCTTAATGGCCGAATCTAAAAGCCTGAGCGATCCATCCGCAGAATACATTGCCGCTGAAAAGCTCTTGATTGAAGACATGGCGATCATCCCGATGTACCGGAGTGGGAACGATCAGTACTTAATCAAAGAGTATGTCGGTGGCTACGAGCGTACTAACCCAGAATCCTCTTACTACCGCAAGAATGTTTACGTGAAGGCCCACTAA
- a CDS encoding ABC transporter permease subunit, producing the protein MLTKRIDAKELADQMSSNIEAVEGRSLWQDAWTRFRQNRAAMTSVYVLFFIVLCITFGPHLAAFGHDEIDWNVVVDPYELGKPSISSGHYFGTDDLGQDLFARTMQGGRLSIMVGFMGALVAVLIGTAWGALSGYMGGLVDSAMMRIIEVLDSVPFMFLVILFVTLFGNNIYLIFVVIGMVSWLGIARVVRGVTFSIKKREFIEAAHSIGVSRFTIVRRHVLPNVLGIVMVYSSLMVPGFIMFESFLSFLGLGVQPPDTSWGVLISEGSKTIDVALWQLLFPSLFLVATLFCFNFIGDGLRDALDPKDR; encoded by the coding sequence ATGTTAACCAAACGCATAGATGCCAAGGAGCTGGCGGATCAAATGAGCTCTAACATCGAAGCCGTCGAAGGACGCAGTTTATGGCAAGACGCTTGGACTCGATTTCGTCAAAACCGAGCGGCCATGACCTCCGTCTACGTGCTGTTTTTTATCGTACTGTGCATTACCTTTGGCCCGCATTTGGCCGCATTTGGCCATGATGAAATTGATTGGAATGTGGTGGTCGACCCGTACGAGCTGGGCAAACCCTCCATCAGTTCTGGTCACTACTTTGGGACCGACGATCTTGGCCAAGATCTCTTTGCCCGCACCATGCAAGGCGGGCGACTCTCGATCATGGTTGGCTTTATGGGTGCTCTTGTCGCCGTGTTGATTGGTACTGCATGGGGCGCACTTTCAGGCTATATGGGCGGCTTGGTCGACAGTGCCATGATGCGCATTATTGAAGTTCTCGACTCCGTCCCTTTTATGTTCTTAGTCATCTTGTTTGTGACCTTGTTTGGCAACAACATCTATTTGATCTTTGTTGTGATTGGCATGGTCTCGTGGCTTGGTATCGCCAGAGTCGTTCGCGGTGTGACCTTCAGTATTAAAAAACGCGAGTTTATTGAAGCGGCGCACTCGATTGGCGTGTCTCGATTTACCATTGTTCGTCGTCATGTGCTGCCAAATGTATTGGGCATCGTGATGGTCTACTCCTCGTTGATGGTGCCCGGATTTATCATGTTCGAATCCTTCTTAAGTTTTCTTGGCTTAGGGGTTCAGCCACCAGATACCAGTTGGGGAGTCCTTATCTCCGAAGGGTCAAAAACCATTGATGTCGCTCTGTGGCAATTGCTGTTCCCTTCGCTGTTTCTGGTTGCCACCTTGTTCTGCTTTAACTTTATTGGTGACGGTCTGCGTGATGCACTTGATCCAAAAGATCGCTAA
- a CDS encoding ATP-binding protein: MRIKTWTRSLVFRTSIFLLLVIILAQLLSGMIWYQHANERDKQGLTNTVKSLALSASSTISFFQTLPSEYRHLVLNQLRNMGGTRFFVSLNNHHIETPPLPDSERKTLVLNEVKQVLSSELQDIPNISVEFTQRDNLRVFNNELPIDELPLLWAHYSLSFGALNPPILVMQVEVDENEWFYLAAVLPAPYVNLETHYFDIREWITLLLSALLLLICTWFVVRKEIQPIRELAKAATLMSSRLDIPQVEERGSNELKAAIRAFNKMNRRIDSHIKDREMLFGAISHDLKTPIACLKLRAEMLDDDTDRERFTRLANDLDLMVKGALQCIKETDIHEEIEPIDFNQLIEHIATTVTPETERIQIQGSIESAVAGKPLAIKRCIQNLVDNALKYGDKVNIQLFDSADAVNIVIDDHGEGVDEAILDKLCQPYYRANKTQEGSGLGLTISQSIAKAHGGSLALSHSSFGGLRATLSFPRDSL, translated from the coding sequence ATGAGAATTAAAACCTGGACTCGTTCACTGGTATTTCGCACCAGTATTTTCCTGCTGTTAGTGATCATTCTTGCTCAACTTCTGTCGGGCATGATTTGGTATCAACACGCCAACGAACGAGACAAACAAGGCTTAACCAATACGGTGAAAAGTTTGGCACTCAGTGCTTCATCCACCATCTCCTTTTTCCAAACCTTGCCCTCTGAATACCGACACCTTGTGCTCAATCAACTACGCAATATGGGCGGCACGCGCTTTTTTGTCTCACTCAACAATCACCATATCGAAACCCCGCCTTTGCCCGACAGCGAACGCAAAACCTTGGTTCTAAATGAAGTCAAACAGGTACTTTCATCCGAGCTGCAAGACATCCCCAACATCTCGGTGGAATTTACCCAACGCGACAATTTAAGAGTGTTTAATAACGAACTGCCGATTGATGAACTGCCGTTACTTTGGGCGCATTACTCACTCTCGTTTGGTGCGCTTAATCCTCCAATATTGGTGATGCAGGTCGAAGTCGATGAAAACGAATGGTTCTACCTTGCTGCGGTATTGCCTGCCCCGTACGTTAATCTTGAGACCCATTACTTTGATATTCGTGAGTGGATCACCTTACTCTTGTCTGCGCTACTGCTGCTGATCTGTACTTGGTTTGTCGTTCGTAAAGAGATTCAACCTATTCGCGAACTCGCCAAAGCCGCTACCTTAATGTCGAGCAGGCTCGATATTCCTCAGGTCGAAGAGCGCGGCAGCAACGAGCTCAAAGCCGCCATCCGAGCCTTCAACAAAATGAATCGGCGTATCGATAGCCACATTAAGGATCGCGAAATGCTGTTTGGCGCGATCTCCCATGATTTAAAAACGCCCATTGCTTGCCTCAAACTGCGCGCAGAAATGCTTGATGATGACACAGACAGAGAACGCTTTACCCGACTGGCGAATGACCTAGACTTGATGGTCAAAGGGGCTTTGCAATGCATCAAAGAGACGGACATCCACGAAGAGATTGAACCCATAGACTTCAATCAGTTAATTGAGCACATCGCCACCACAGTGACGCCGGAAACCGAGCGTATTCAAATTCAAGGTTCTATCGAGTCTGCGGTGGCCGGAAAACCCCTAGCGATTAAGCGCTGTATTCAAAATCTCGTCGATAATGCGTTGAAATATGGCGATAAAGTCAATATTCAGCTATTCGATAGTGCCGATGCCGTGAACATTGTCATTGATGATCATGGTGAAGGCGTCGATGAGGCGATCCTCGATAAACTGTGCCAACCCTATTACCGAGCCAATAAAACACAAGAAGGCTCTGGGTTAGGACTGACTATTTCCCAAAGCATTGCGAAAGCGCACGGTGGCTCTCTTGCTCTTAGCCACTCTTCATTTGGCGGGTTGCGCGCCACGCTATCCTTCCCAAGAGACTCACTATGA
- a CDS encoding ABC transporter ATP-binding protein, with amino-acid sequence MSILSIENMNVRFKTPDGMVQAVSDLSYSVNKGETLGIVGESGSGKSQSVFALMGLTADNGIVTGQANFHGDNLLSMSKKQLNHIRAERIGMIFQDPMTSLNPFMKIGKQLAEVLMIHKGMSRHDAQTEAIAMLDAVRIPSAATRMTQYPHEMSGGMRQRVMIAMALLCKPELLIADEPTTALDVTVQAQILALLRELQEEFNTAILLITHDMGVVAEMCDRVLVMYGGRKMEESDTESIFDAPAHPYTQGLLKAIPSITEDMDRLPTIPGNPPSALLNNKGCPFKERCNQYQTQCSSVMPAFKSITASQGLACHVNPSNVVTPIVRSA; translated from the coding sequence ATGAGTATTTTATCTATTGAGAACATGAACGTTCGATTCAAAACCCCCGATGGCATGGTTCAAGCCGTCAGCGATCTGTCTTATTCGGTCAATAAAGGGGAAACCCTAGGTATTGTTGGCGAGTCGGGTTCTGGCAAAAGCCAATCGGTGTTTGCACTTATGGGGTTAACCGCGGACAACGGCATCGTCACTGGCCAAGCCAATTTCCACGGTGACAATTTACTCAGCATGAGTAAAAAACAACTCAATCATATTCGAGCAGAGCGAATCGGCATGATTTTCCAAGATCCGATGACCTCGCTCAATCCGTTTATGAAAATTGGCAAACAGCTTGCGGAAGTGTTGATGATCCACAAAGGCATGAGTCGTCACGATGCACAAACAGAAGCCATTGCCATGTTAGATGCCGTTCGCATTCCCTCTGCCGCGACGCGCATGACCCAATACCCGCACGAGATGTCCGGTGGAATGAGGCAACGGGTGATGATCGCCATGGCTTTACTGTGTAAACCGGAGCTGCTGATCGCCGATGAGCCCACCACGGCGCTCGACGTGACGGTACAAGCGCAAATCTTGGCTTTACTACGCGAGCTGCAAGAAGAGTTCAACACCGCGATTTTGCTCATCACTCACGACATGGGCGTGGTTGCAGAAATGTGCGATCGCGTGCTCGTGATGTATGGCGGCAGGAAGATGGAAGAATCCGATACCGAGTCTATCTTTGACGCGCCCGCTCATCCATATACCCAAGGCTTACTCAAAGCGATTCCATCCATCACTGAAGATATGGATCGCTTACCGACCATTCCAGGCAACCCGCCTAGCGCACTGCTTAACAACAAAGGCTGTCCATTCAAAGAGCGCTGCAACCAGTATCAAACGCAATGCAGCTCGGTGATGCCAGCCTTTAAATCCATCACCGCGTCTCAAGGCTTGGCTTGTCATGTCAATCCTAGCAATGTCGTCACGCCTATTGTTCGTAGTGCGTAG
- a CDS encoding ABC transporter substrate-binding protein: MNKLAIYLSTLSLTAVGLTAPRAAEVEFLHWWTSKGEQHAMDVLTQHLEKHDIQLAPKPVLGGGGDSAMTVLQARALAGNPPSFAQIEGPSIRAWDAIGILHDMNAVAKDHQWEATLYPLSQQINQSANGYVALPLTLHRLNWLWVNHQLLSELNQPVPTTWQAMFTVMEQAKAQGITPLAVGEQPWQIAQLFENLVIATGGVDFYTRAMVDLDPDSINSDTLRAALAQFRRLSLLIDNTLPNTRWDTATKALASNQALFQLGGDWILGDLIAKGVEVPNQIGCYPAPESDDVFLYNMDSLIFMVSKSFTKDQANHVANVLADPEFQAQFNLHKGSIPVRTDIALTDFNPCQIKAYQAFKKGVAQSKAVPSMIDSMAVNPVAQQAINSEIFRFYRNKSLTEERLIKRIIAIAESH, from the coding sequence ATGAACAAATTGGCGATTTATCTTTCGACCCTGTCACTGACCGCCGTTGGGCTCACCGCCCCTCGCGCAGCAGAGGTTGAATTCCTTCATTGGTGGACATCCAAAGGTGAACAACACGCGATGGACGTGTTGACCCAACATTTAGAAAAACACGATATTCAACTGGCACCGAAGCCCGTCTTGGGCGGTGGCGGTGACAGTGCGATGACGGTATTACAAGCAAGAGCGCTGGCAGGAAATCCACCCAGTTTTGCACAAATTGAGGGCCCAAGCATTCGAGCATGGGATGCAATTGGCATACTCCATGACATGAACGCTGTCGCTAAAGACCATCAATGGGAGGCCACTCTCTACCCCCTTTCCCAGCAGATCAATCAATCTGCCAATGGTTATGTTGCCCTGCCGTTAACTCTGCATCGACTCAACTGGTTATGGGTGAACCACCAGCTATTGTCTGAGCTCAACCAACCGGTGCCGACTACTTGGCAAGCGATGTTTACGGTGATGGAACAGGCAAAAGCCCAAGGCATCACCCCACTCGCTGTCGGCGAACAACCTTGGCAAATTGCCCAGTTATTTGAAAATCTGGTGATTGCCACGGGCGGGGTGGATTTCTATACCCGAGCAATGGTCGACCTTGATCCAGACAGCATCAATAGTGACACCTTACGCGCCGCATTAGCTCAGTTCCGTCGCCTAAGTTTGCTGATTGATAACACCTTGCCCAACACAAGATGGGACACCGCGACGAAAGCACTCGCAAGCAACCAAGCCTTGTTCCAACTCGGAGGCGATTGGATTCTTGGTGACCTGATTGCGAAAGGCGTAGAGGTGCCGAATCAGATAGGCTGCTACCCGGCCCCCGAAAGTGACGACGTTTTCCTCTATAACATGGACAGCTTGATCTTTATGGTGAGCAAATCGTTCACTAAAGACCAAGCCAACCATGTGGCCAATGTGTTGGCAGATCCAGAGTTTCAGGCGCAATTTAACCTACACAAGGGGTCCATCCCGGTACGAACCGACATTGCACTCACCGACTTTAACCCTTGCCAAATCAAAGCCTATCAAGCCTTTAAAAAGGGAGTGGCACAAAGCAAAGCGGTGCCAAGCATGATCGACTCCATGGCCGTCAACCCTGTCGCCCAACAAGCCATCAACTCGGAGATATTTCGCTTCTACCGCAACAAGTCGCTCACCGAAGAGAGGCTGATTAAGCGCATTATTGCCATCGCTGAAAGTCACTAA
- a CDS encoding GntR family transcriptional regulator: MSQKPVFKTRTQLVEEAIRSKILKGELKTGQPLRQDALAKEFNVSRIPVREALMQLEAQGLVSFEAHKGATVTELSPDKIDELFELRAVVECHILERAIQNMTDEDLARANEIRAKFDDLVNRGDEVEEWSNYNYELHKALYAPANMPETMDVIYNLNTKCDRYIRMQLLFTEGTAKADKEHKALLEMCQNRDIEGAKYMLKKHILEAGAAIRDLLLERQS; the protein is encoded by the coding sequence ATGTCGCAAAAACCCGTTTTTAAAACTCGAACGCAGTTAGTTGAAGAAGCTATTCGCAGCAAAATTCTCAAAGGTGAGTTAAAAACTGGCCAGCCTCTGCGCCAAGATGCCTTAGCCAAAGAGTTCAATGTCAGCCGAATTCCCGTTCGTGAAGCCTTAATGCAGCTTGAAGCGCAAGGACTCGTCAGCTTCGAAGCCCATAAAGGGGCAACCGTGACTGAGCTTTCGCCAGACAAGATCGACGAGCTGTTTGAGCTAAGAGCCGTTGTCGAATGCCACATCCTCGAGCGCGCGATTCAAAACATGACCGATGAGGATCTGGCGCGTGCCAATGAGATTCGCGCTAAGTTCGATGATTTGGTCAATCGTGGCGATGAAGTTGAAGAGTGGAGCAATTACAACTACGAACTGCATAAAGCCCTCTATGCCCCAGCTAACATGCCTGAAACCATGGATGTGATTTACAACCTAAACACCAAATGCGACCGCTATATTCGTATGCAACTGCTGTTTACCGAGGGCACTGCTAAAGCCGATAAAGAGCACAAAGCGCTCCTTGAGATGTGCCAAAATCGCGATATAGAGGGTGCAAAATACATGCTGAAAAAACACATCCTTGAAGCGGGCGCGGCCATTCGTGACCTGCTGCTAGAGCGTCAAAGCTAA
- a CDS encoding aminopeptidase P family protein, with product MTITSVSERLTALRDGMKAHQLDAYIVTNNDPHSSEYSADYWLARQWISGFTGSAGDVVVTANGGGLWTDGRYYIQADEQLEGSGLDLFKARLPETPTIAQWLAQTLPEHAVVGVDGRSISQRFYTQLTQAFAKKSIQLVVEHDLISPIWDDRPSRPKARLFTHPLDVAGQTTSEKIAHLRRYLTEQDANALLVSTLDDVMWTLNIRGADTSYCPISESYLLIEQTSSRLFIDSDKLSPEVVAALTQHRIHLHDYDHLSTALNLLSAGSTLLYSAKYCDSLTVRQLKPELTLIDTPCPVTDMKAQKNPTELESMEEALRKDGVAMVKFMKWLDEQVPSGQVTELNAEQALMGYRKQIDGYVGESFRTIAGFAEHGAKMHYAADSESSYSIDESSFLLVDSGGQYLGGTTDITRTFHFGSPSHREKHDYTLVLKAMIRLTQTRFLQGSTGANLDIMARGVLWQHGIDYKCGTGHGVGMCLNVHEGPQNFSQNPAEVPLKPGMVITNEPGVYREGEHGVRIENIMKVVEIEQNEFGSFYGFETITLAPIATNMIDKSMLDSSEIAWLNQYHQRCWQQLSVDLNEDEKCWLKQATLAI from the coding sequence ATGACCATAACCTCAGTTTCCGAGCGCTTGACGGCGCTTCGCGATGGCATGAAAGCCCATCAATTGGACGCTTATATCGTCACCAATAACGACCCTCACTCCAGTGAATATTCCGCGGACTATTGGCTCGCTCGCCAGTGGATTTCTGGGTTCACTGGCTCTGCGGGTGATGTGGTTGTCACGGCAAACGGCGGTGGTTTATGGACCGATGGCCGCTACTACATACAAGCCGACGAGCAGCTAGAAGGTTCAGGACTCGACCTATTCAAAGCGCGTCTACCAGAGACTCCCACCATTGCCCAGTGGTTAGCCCAAACGCTACCGGAACATGCCGTAGTCGGTGTCGATGGACGCAGCATCAGCCAGCGGTTTTACACTCAACTCACCCAAGCCTTTGCCAAGAAGTCGATCCAGTTGGTCGTTGAGCACGATCTTATTAGCCCGATCTGGGATGATAGACCAAGTCGCCCCAAGGCACGTTTGTTTACTCATCCGCTTGACGTTGCTGGCCAAACGACCAGCGAGAAGATAGCTCACTTACGTCGCTATTTGACAGAGCAAGACGCCAACGCACTGCTGGTATCCACCCTTGATGATGTCATGTGGACACTTAACATTCGCGGCGCAGACACCTCATACTGCCCAATTTCAGAGAGCTATCTACTCATTGAACAGACTAGCAGTCGTCTATTTATTGATAGCGACAAACTAAGCCCTGAGGTCGTTGCCGCGCTCACTCAACATAGAATCCATTTGCATGATTACGACCATCTGAGTACCGCGCTGAATTTGCTCTCCGCAGGGAGCACTCTGCTATACAGTGCCAAGTATTGCGATAGCTTGACCGTGCGCCAACTCAAACCCGAGCTCACTCTAATCGACACGCCTTGCCCCGTAACCGACATGAAAGCGCAGAAGAATCCTACAGAGCTAGAAAGCATGGAAGAGGCGCTACGCAAAGATGGCGTCGCCATGGTGAAGTTCATGAAATGGCTCGATGAGCAAGTGCCAAGCGGCCAAGTCACCGAACTCAACGCCGAGCAAGCGTTAATGGGTTACAGGAAACAGATAGACGGCTATGTTGGCGAGAGTTTTCGCACCATTGCTGGCTTTGCCGAGCACGGCGCCAAAATGCACTATGCTGCCGACAGTGAGAGCAGCTATTCCATAGACGAGTCGAGTTTCTTGTTGGTCGATTCTGGCGGCCAGTACCTCGGCGGAACCACAGACATCACCCGAACATTCCATTTTGGCTCACCGAGCCACCGTGAAAAGCACGACTATACCTTGGTTCTTAAAGCAATGATCCGCTTAACGCAGACTCGATTTTTACAAGGCTCAACAGGCGCGAACCTCGATATCATGGCTCGCGGCGTACTCTGGCAACACGGCATTGATTACAAATGTGGAACTGGCCACGGTGTCGGCATGTGCTTAAACGTGCACGAAGGTCCGCAAAACTTCTCGCAAAACCCCGCAGAAGTCCCTTTAAAACCCGGCATGGTCATCACCAACGAACCCGGCGTTTATCGTGAAGGTGAGCACGGCGTTCGCATAGAAAACATCATGAAGGTGGTTGAGATCGAACAGAATGAATTTGGCAGCTTCTATGGATTCGAGACCATAACCCTTGCCCCAATCGCGACAAACATGATTGATAAATCCATGCTCGATAGCAGCGAAATCGCTTGGCTCAATCAATACCATCAACGCTGCTGGCAACAGCTTAGC
- the oppB gene encoding oligopeptide ABC transporter permease OppB, with translation MLLYILRRLLIAIPTLLFIALVSFWLMHIAPGGPFDMERPMPDVVRANIEAKFHLNEPFIVQFFIYIGNFVRGDLGPSFVYQDFTVTQLVAQSWPVSAVLGVISFCISVPLGMVLGTIAALNRNGKLDYLLMSLSMTGVVIPAFVLAPVLVTIFSIHLGLLPAGGWEGGEVSFLILPVLSLAIGSVASIARVMRGAMIETLNQPYIRTAKAKGLSTPYILFHHALRPSLIPIIAMLGPSFVAVITGSVIIDIFFSTGGMGQHFVSGSLNRDYGLVMGITLIVAALTIFFNLVVDILYTVIDPRIRI, from the coding sequence ATGTTGCTGTATATTCTTCGCCGCTTGTTGATTGCCATCCCCACTCTGCTCTTTATCGCTTTGGTCTCTTTTTGGTTGATGCACATCGCGCCCGGTGGCCCATTCGATATGGAAAGACCGATGCCCGACGTGGTACGCGCAAATATTGAAGCCAAGTTCCACCTCAATGAGCCATTTATTGTTCAGTTTTTCATTTACATCGGTAACTTTGTTCGCGGCGACTTAGGGCCAAGCTTCGTTTACCAAGATTTCACCGTAACCCAATTGGTGGCTCAATCATGGCCAGTATCGGCGGTACTCGGTGTTATTTCATTTTGTATTTCTGTCCCGCTGGGCATGGTGCTCGGTACGATTGCCGCGCTCAATCGCAACGGAAAGTTGGACTACCTACTTATGTCACTCTCAATGACTGGCGTGGTGATTCCAGCCTTTGTACTGGCGCCAGTGCTAGTGACAATATTCTCGATTCACTTAGGGCTGTTACCAGCAGGTGGTTGGGAGGGCGGCGAAGTGTCGTTTCTCATTCTTCCTGTCTTGAGCTTGGCGATTGGCTCTGTGGCCAGCATTGCTAGGGTTATGCGTGGCGCCATGATTGAGACACTCAACCAGCCCTATATTCGCACGGCAAAAGCAAAAGGGTTATCGACCCCTTATATTTTGTTTCACCACGCGCTACGTCCGTCACTGATCCCGATTATTGCAATGCTTGGCCCGAGTTTTGTCGCCGTGATCACCGGCTCAGTCATCATCGATATTTTCTTCAGTACAGGTGGTATGGGCCAGCACTTTGTCTCTGGTTCACTCAACCGAGACTATGGGTTAGTGATGGGCATTACCCTGATTGTCGCCGCCTTGACCATCTTTTTTAATCTCGTGGTGGATATTCTCTACACCGTTATTGACCCGCGCATTCGTATATAG